Part of the Fusarium musae strain F31 chromosome 3, whole genome shotgun sequence genome, TTTGAATTGCATATGTATCGATATCAGAATATATGCCGCCTCGAGCGAAGAGAATCAGATAACGGAAGAAGTCGGCCTTCAGAACAGGCATGGGGAGGCTTCGGTACGCCTCAACGACTTCGGGAACCGTGGCGTAGAGTAAGCGAATAAGGTTAACGGCAACGTCGTCGGTAATGACTTCGTGGACAAAGCCAGGGTGCTCCTCCCTCCAAGACGCATGGTGGTCCTTGAACTGAAAATCACCTTGATCAGGGCTTTGCTTCCACGTTTGCCAGATGTAAGCTGGAAACTTGGTCGCAACATCGTAAGGATAGGCGTATTCGAGCTTCTCAAAAATTGACATGCCAGACATGTCAATGCGAGGCCGCGTGCGACGCTCCTTTACCTCCATCTCCTTTTGTTGTTCGGGTGGTGGTGACACGGCTTGGCTTGAGGCAGGGACATCGTTCTTGCTTGTGTCAACGGCGGTTGCAGCAGCATCTTTGGCAGCTGGGACGACAGGCGTTGTTGTATGAGACCTTGTCAATAGGAAGAAAACAGTGAGGATGAAAACCGCAGCCACGATGGCGCGGCGAGAGTTGAGCATGGCGACGACGGCTGCGAGGCGACTGTGGTATCGAAACGCCAGGTATGTACGAAGTCGCAGTCTTTTTTGGATATTCGTCGATAAGGAGCGATGCCCAGGATAAGGGACAGGGGTAGGAAGCGAAGGTCGAGAAACGAAAGGACTGCTATAATAGCATAGAAAAGCGAGTGTGGCCAGGCAGAAGCCAGTATCAACAAGGGAACAAACACAAGCAAGCAGCTGAATGcgacagaagaagaagaatgagtTTGGAAAAATGTGTGTCGGCCAAATAAGTTGATCGTAGTGGACAACAGTCAAATTGAGGCGAGCGAGGGATGAATCTCCAAAGCCAGGGGCCCGCAGTTGGAGACGGTGGAGCTGGCACCTACTGAACTAAGGTATTGCAGCGGATAACTCAAGAAACTGGATGGACCCTGGACAAATTGAGGTCGCGGCGCAATCCAATTATTTCGGTATGCTACAGTAGCTGTGCAGTAAGCTAGCTCACCAACGGCGCGGTCGCAAAGCGGAGCAGCTGATATGCTGGTAGTAGGTTCGGCCAATAAGGAgagaggtgaagatgaattGCAAGTGAAAGAGGAACCGGCCTTTATCTGGTCAACAAGGATCGTTATCAGGAAGTTTAGGCTCGATGCGGTAGTTATTAAGGAGAATGGGAATAAGAAAGGTACAAAATGGGGGTTGTTTGATGAGGGTTTGGAAGAGAGGATGATATTGCAAAGATCCAATGTAAGGGAAAGTCTGAGCCTCCACTCGCCGTCAATTACGTGGAACGTGGAGAGATCCTTACTGGATAAGTACTTTTGCAACGGAAGAAGGCACGGAGTACGCGGCCATCTTTTCCTCACGTTTTCGGTATTCCTATATGGAATCTAACATAGGAGCTAGGATAGGACGAGGAaggaggtgatgatgacagcAAGCACAACCAGGCCAGTGCAAGCCCAGAGGTTAAGGTACTATTGATGGAAGTGACACAGACGGCCCGCTTTCGTGCGCTGAACAACAAGTCTCCTTGAGGACGAGTTACCCCTGAAACTCGATGATACTGTGATCAGTAACTTGCCATGGTGGATGAATCTGTAAGGAGTAACGGTCTGGAAGAAGCCGTTTCTTACGACGTGAGCACGCTGTAACATGCGCAGCCACAGGGGCTACTATGCAGTAGCGAGTGAGATTCTAGACGCATCTTGGCCAATACAATTTGATTAGAAAAATGATACTTACATATTGCTAGCAACGAGGCTATCATCGCCAAGACCTTGTGAGATAGATAAACCCGACTTCAACAGATTCCATCCTTGTCCCTTGAGTCAAACAAGTTTGTCCCAACCACAATTTTGACACAGTAATGCGCCCGCCAACCGATTCGACCCAATTGAGATCTAACCTCATCTCGATTCAGATATGTTACCTGGACGGTTCGCTGATGGCACAAGGTGCAACAATGGTGCAATAACTTGGCTTGCCAGAGCGAGCTAGACTGCCCCGACAGAAAATCAAACCCGTCAGGAGTTGCGGCTTGCCGTTTGCCGGGCTGGTGCACATATCCTGGATCGCAATTCGTCTCACCAAGTGACACATACTGTTGATCGCGAAATACAGTGCCACCTTCGAATAAGGTTGCAGAacaagccttttctagcGTTACGTTGGAGATTTTCGAAACAGGCGAGGGCAGGGGTTGTCCGCGGAGCATCTCTGTTACAGCCTCTCAGTCGCTGCTTCGAATCCTGTTACAATGGAACCTGCTTGCGTGTCGGCAATCAAAGGACCACGATCATCGTGAAAAGAGCGGAGACTTGTTGTAAAGGGGGTCCAGGTTAAAAACCCCCCTGAGGGACGGAAAAATCAATGTTTCTTCGTTATGAGCGAACATGGAAATATTTGGCTTTCGGCATGGGTATACAACGTGATTTGGCGACCGCTCCTAAATCTTGTGTAGCGGGAAAATCTGTGTGCACTTCGCGAAGCAGTTTGCGTTTCGCATAGGTGAGCAAACATCTGACAAAGTTCTCATCTCGGTCTCAAGTGCCGAGCTCCTCTGTTTCATTCCTTAACTACAGGAGACTAGATGGTAGCAGCAGTGGTATTCTTTGTTCCAGAACATTGAAGAGGCATGGCTCTAGATACCTTGGTCTAGGCATGTGATGACAGAATTAGGAGCATTTAGTCTAGAATTGGGATGCCTTGAGATTAATTTTGTGACTGGTGATCAAGGGTCAGAGTTCTATTGTCTCCCCTTCACAACATCTTGGCTCTTGTTTGCGGTCTAACACTGTGACAGATAAGATTGAGTGAGATATGAACTGGAATGATAGCAGGACAGCCAAGCTCAACTTCATTACTTCATGCCGACAAGCCGTAGCCAAGCGTCATGTTGTCGGATTGCATCTTCCCAGCGAGACATCAATTGGGACTGTTGATTACAGTGCCGTTCGAGGTTATTGGTCAACATAGCTTTTCCAACATTGCTAAGCAGTTCGTTCACCTTGTGATCTTTGAGAATGACCTCTCGAGTCTCCAGGCTGTGTCTGGCCAGTTCGGACTTACTGTGAATTGTAGTTACATATCCATGGTGGTCGTAGGATCTATGCTCCGTAGAATCCATAGCGTCAGCCAAAATCCATGTGCAGCTCGATTTAAACCCCGACGCTTGCTGACGAAGCACTAAATCGGTGATGCTTGTTCAGCAACTCCTTGAGTTCATCGTAGGCGCGCGCAGAAACCATTCCGGATTTCCAACAATTCTTGTTTGTTGATCAGCTTTCTAGGCCAAAGCCGACTCTAAGCCCGGGATTAAGTCATTATTGAAGGCGAACTCTTTACGAATCCGAAAATTCCGTTGACTTACAAACTTGCCGAGGGAGTGCCTAGGCTCGGAAACAAAATCATATTCTTGACATGCCATGTCTACGCCTATTACAGGACATGACATAGGGCGCGCGCGGTAATAAACGCCCGAGCTACTCCGTAgttgtcttggtgttttgtcTAGTATCATGGACTTTAGCGTATGTAGACCAGCGGCCCGTAGGCACCGTTCTTGTTAAATCCGTAGACTACGTTGAACAGAACTGTGAATCGGTATGATGAACTCTGGTTTTTGGTGGTTTCGGAATTCAAGATCCTACTAGGTCAACATGATCTTCACCAACCTATCATGTTGCATCCCGTCCTCCCTTTCCGTCTGCAGCTCGACGTAGGTTAGCCCTCCACGTTGAATTGGGTGTCACCCTTGATGGAGGGCATGGTTTTTCTTGGCACAGAGTAATCATGATAATCCCAACCATGAGCGGTCGAAAGCAAGCTCCTCCGCCCCCATTTCGAAGAGCATGTTGTACGACAtaagagctcaagaagctctgaTCTGCATAATATGTAGGTTGACAACGTGCAGATGTGCGTTATCGAGTGCTACCATGCGTAATAATAAActggtggatggatggacgatGTGTTGTACACCAACAGCATGATATTCATAGCGACgaaacagaacagaacaaaacaaaacaaacaaaggAATCGGCTGCAAGACCAATCCTCCTCATGATGACGGATCCTACAGCCCTAGCAGCTGCATCATGATCTTATTCCTATTCAGGTAATAATCGTGGACTTGACAACCCTTCAATTTGTCAGCCCAGTATCTCCAAGGTCCGGATTCTGACACAACGGGCTTTGCTCTTTGCCCGGCAGCCGCCACAACGAAGGGACTCAGATACAGATAGACAATGGATAttagcaacagcaacagcttccAAGAAGAGACCAATCTTGGCTTACTCTGCCACAGAGTTTAATTGATTAATTATCGTCGTTCGCTTGCCACACCCGGGCCTCTCGGTTCTTGTAGACTCTCCGAGGGTGCCGAATCAAGCAAGCCCCGCTCCTGAGCGGACTTACAGGCTTAAGTCCCAACATTTGCATAATCAATAGGGCTCTTCGGCTCGGGTAGGCACTGTTTGTAAGGCATTCGACCGCTGAAGGTGGGATAGGGAAAGCCCTCCAAAGACAAGCCTAACTCGCCATGCCAAGATCTGGGATCACATATAGGTGCATGTACTGATGATACCTGTACCTCGACGAATGGTTAGTGCACTAACTGCAAAACGAAAGCCTTCCGTCTTGTCGGGTCTGATTCTTAACATGATCTCCACCTTGATCGGCGATGGAACCCGCATTTCATGTCTTCGTCCGGAGCGCGCCCTCTAAAGCCGCGGATATAGTCTCCTGTACGGGTACGAATTGCTCTGTAATTGGACCCTGAGGTGCACAGGTCAGCCACACCTGTAAAGTAGGAGTTCTGCTTAGTAGTGAGTTGGCTTTGGAACTTTGGCCTTGTCCGGAAGCTCCAGTAGGTAGTGTACAACCGCAGGACTTGAGGCCTAAACCCGTCCATGGAATCTGGAGATTTGCAAGCATGACAAAACGGGCCAGAACCCACGCCCTTGTTGGACTTGACTGTACTGTACAAGTTGTAGCTGAGATGTAGcgtaccttaccttgggTCTGGAGTTGCAGTACGCCCTACACGCCCCCCTAGCTTGAATACTTTTACGGCATGCCATGGGTTGGGCAAACATAATGGATGGATCTCGTTATCCGTGGTGTTGGTTGACCTCCATCTTAAATACCTTGGCCGATCCTGTCCTGCCTTGCCCTGACCTTCTTGTGTGTTTGTAGTTCATCATTTCATCACTGATATATTGATTGACGTTATAACATCTCACGAACACGATCTCACCATTACTCGAAATAATTAAAGTCGACCATCATTATTAAACTTCCTTCGGGGTTCGGGGATTGCGACTTTTGCATCCACAAACCGCTTACACAACCAAGCCAAGCCGACAGGACCATATAAGTTGCCGCCTCCCGCCATCAATCCGCCCCGATAGCATATCCGCGAGCAATAACGTTATATATACCAACTCAAATCGCCCTGTCAATTTCACAAGCCTTCAATCCTTTCAATTATTCGACGGTAGTACGCAGATGTTATCATAAGGTTTCCAACACGCCCGAATCCTCGTATTGCGACATTAGACTGCCATAAGGCGTCGCATTCAAATACTCGCTTTCAATTTCAACATCTACCTACACCAAGGAACAACATAATCATGGCGACCGAAACCGATACTCTCTCGTTCTCGTTACCAACTAGTACTGCTCCCACCGATTTTTCTGAATCCACATGCATGCCTCACTCGACTCCCTTTTACCCAGTCCCCGACAAGCCAGCCGAGTGGGATTCTAGAATACCACCACTGCAGCCGACCCCACAATCACAAGATACTGTATCAGGGGGTGGATGTTTCAACGACGGAGGTCTTTTATATAGAGTTCAGGCTGAGCGCGAATGTCGAGAGGGACCTGGCAAGTAAGTTGGAAGAAACATCTAGGATTGCCGAATTGGTTCGGACGTTGAAATGCTGACTATACTTTGGTACTTCTTAGAACCGTTGAAGAGGCCTGCCAACGCTCTCTGAACCACTTCCCATGTCCTGGACTCGCCTTTCCGATGCCTGCCCTCGACTTTGACTTTCGAATCGCTGTCCATTTAAATCAAGAGGCTGTCCACGTTGACTCAGGCAACACCAAGGAAATTACCACCGTAGCAGCGGGAGTTTGGTGAGTTAGCTGCTTTTGCTTATGAAGGCTATGTTAGAAGGCCAACTAACTTGTACTATAGGTCCGGATCTTTTGGCCACGGCCGCGTCATTGTGCGTTTTCCCTTTTTTCACACACCCCCAACCCCTTTTAGACTTCTACACTTTATCCAATTCGTGGCTGACTGAGGAGGATTTTATGTGTGGTGTATAGGCAGGCGGATATGATCTTGGCCAGGCACGCGGTTTTAGGCCCATGAGACTTGTCGAGGGCGCCTTTGTCGTCCAAACAAGTGATGAACAGCCTGCACTGTAAGTTTTTAGAATTCTTACAAGTCACTAGACTTGGGTTTAACTAACTCATCGGCCAGTCTCGAAATGCGCACTCGCGGTTCTCTCTCAGGACCCGCAGATGTTCTCGACACTCTATTAAGCCCTCGGACCCCCAAGGACATTGACCCACGACGATATGGATTCCGCATGTTCGCCACGTTCAAGACATCCGACAAGCGTTACGCCGAAATCGTCAACTGTGGATTATGGGTGGCCAGTGGTGCCTGGCGTGGCGAGCACTTGGTTATCGAGTAAGTCCCTCTCTTGAGTCATAGTCCCCATCTTACAAGGCCGTGCCTAATCACAAGTCGCAGTGCCTACCGTGTTACATAAAATTCGCAAATCACCAGCAAGCGAAAGATCCgaatgacttgacttgacttgacttgacagaAACGACATATTTAGCATTGCCTAAGGGATCCCGACTGGATAGCGGATCCCTCGGCGCACCACGGGAGTTGGTCTTTAAATAGCCGAGTCAGTTTTCGACCCGTTTAGCAAATAGGAGGAAATGGacggatgatgacgatgcatTGAGCGGCGTAGATATTGGATCTTGAGACTTTCCCATCTATTCCTTAATCCTCATTTGGTTGGGTAGTGATGAACTGAATGACCTCCCTACTCAAAACCATATAACGTTATTTGACGACAAGCTGACATTCCATCTCAATTTTGGTGCATGTAATTCCATCCGGTACTTACGTCGGTTTCTTACTCGGGCCATAATATACCGACGGTGTGTTTCCGAGTTATCATTATCAAGCAAGAACGTTCTCCTCCTTGGGCGGCTATCATGGACCAATTCTTGATCAGTCGGTCACGCTAATTTCTATTGCTTATTAGGACTATGCCCGAAGGTCAAGCGGCCTCTGATTTGGCTTGGCTGATTGATTCATAATCACTGTCTCTCGAGCTGACCCAAATCATCCGGATCGGCGGCCCACCCAAGCCCTCAACTCCTCAATTATCGAAGTCAACTTAGATCTCGATACTGTCAAATTGGCTTGTTTTGTGTGGCCGTTGTGCATACCCGCGCATTCCGACTCGGACGCCGTGGACTTTGTTCTATGGGGAAACTGTCAGCAAAACACTATGCTAATCCAGGATTCGATGCAAGGTTACTTGCTATGTAGATCTGATGCAACACAGTCTTGCTGCCGTGTCCCTGAATCCATATCGCCGTGCCTACGGACCTATCTCACTTGAGCTTAATCCGGAGTTCCAGACAACTGAGCTTCCTCAGGCGACTCTGgtcctcctcgtctccaCTGGCCACCACATCGTCCACGGCTCCGACGGTTCCTGTCGTGATCTCCACTTCACAGTCTCCCTCCTGCTCAAACCAACTCGCGACCGCGAGGATCTTCTCAATAGCTTTACCCGTTCCTGCCAGTGTCACGGCAGTACTGTCCACATCTCCGCCGCTATTTCGCTGCAGCGCCTCAACACGCGAGTGTAGGGACGCGTACTTGGGTGCTGCGCCAGTTGTCTTGAGTGAGTCATCAAGCTGTTTACGGGCACGCTTGACCACAGCCATGAACGGTGTCCTTGAAGACACGTAGATGATGCGAGATTTGGATGATGCTGGCGCCTGGCGCCTGGTTAAAGGGCGTTTCTCGACACGAGCACCTGGGTAGTGTTAGTCACACATTCGTAGTAGTTTTGTGAAAACTGTACCTTCTGAAATAGAAGGCAGCTTACTCAAGGTACCATATACCTTGCTTGGAGCCTTGGAAGCCTCGATCGAAGCCATATTGTCGTTTTTATGAGTTTTCGCTGCCTGATACTGATCGGCAAATGAACACTGAAAAAGAACTTTTCGACAGGTTTTGAAGGAATGTGCTTGAACAAATCCAACTTTGTAAATGCCACGAGTCCTCCTTTTGAATCGATTGTTTCTAGCCGCCTCAGTTTTCAAGgatgcttgatgatggatgatgccTAGCGTGAGCAGAAGTTGAAGTGATGGGAAGAAGACATGAATAGAAAGGAAGGGTAAAAAGGGTCTGAGATACGGACACCGCCACTACTATCGCAATGCTTTCATAAACTGCGGTGAGAAAGCGACCTTCGAATCCCTACTTTTTGAAAGATTTGATTTAGATGATGAGAACAATTTTTATATGTCAATAAACTTTATCTCATTGTCGTAAAATCTTCCTTTCAAAGTTGAGCATGAGAGCGCCACAGATCTGTGGCGCAGCTCATGCACCCCAAATGTAGCGTTTCTAGCGTCCCAGCGGCCCGCTACAAACGTCATCTTGAAGCTGTCGGCTGAGCTCACCTAGAGTCAATATTCTTTCGGGCTACTcgtccatctccaactcgTTCCTGATCAGTCTCGGTCCGTCATCGCCATAACCTTACCGCCGTTATCTTCTCTCATGGCTGCCTACCTTGCTACCCGAGTAGTATCGATCAGCTAGGCACCTGTTCATAATGTCCATTGCAATCTGGCCTCCTGTCTCGCCAGCCGAGCTCAGACTTAAAGCCTCCGAAACCCAGGTACTGCGACCTCCTGCGGCGAAGCGAAACGAGAGGAAATAAGCCAAGACAATATGCTGATCTACTTTGATAAGGTACGCGAACTCGATTGGATCGTCGACGAGACACTCGAGGTCTGCCGCGATCTTAAACATGGCCTCGAGGATTGCTATGCGCTCCTCGCGCCTATCGATCCGGGCAGTACACTTGTCATGAGTACGCCGCGTAACGAAAAAGTGAAGGGCACACTCACTCGTGTCGGTACTCGTATTGTTAAAGGCGTAAGGCTGCTTGTTGAGCTCATGCCTCCCTGCGtgcagctccagctccagcttcgTTCTGCATGCTGACGTCCTTCGATCGCAGACTATACACCTCCAGCTTCGAACGATACCTCCACAGACCCTGTCCCTCTCGCAGTCCAAAGCCACCCATATCCAAGGCCTCGATGCTTTGCACGGCTACCTAAACCAGTCCATAGATCTCCTCGCTATTACTTTGTCTAAACCACAGGACGCTAGCTCACTCGCTTCTACTCTCAGCATCCTTGCTGATTCTCTCTCCGATTCATCAGCTATTCTTAAAGGACCTTCTCTAACAGACTCTGATCCTGCTTGGCAGATGTGCTCGTGTTCACCAGATCAGTTTGTGCCATCAATTGGGCCCAACCTCAGCTTTTATCTAGGTCTTCAAGAAAGCTGCATAATTCTGTGGCTGCGTGCTCTAGAACCTGTTCATGCGCATGTTCATTTTGGCACCAAGCTCGGTCTAGCCTTTGGAACTGTACGTCGGCTGGAGCATGACGAGATGGACACCGTTTTCCGGTATAACACACAGGGGTCCAACATTGGCGGCTCGAAGCGGGGCAGTGCCCGCCATACCCCGGAGCCAGGATCGTCCGCTGCAGAAGTGGATAGTAACGATATTCAGGAAGTCTATGTCCGGGAAAAGGTACGCGTCGAGAGCGCAGATCCGAGTCTCATATCTATTCAGTCCAAGCTTAGCTACCTCAGTCACATGCTTGGCCAAGCCCGAAGGAACATTGCTGAGGTCCTAAGTGTTGACTCTTAGAAGTGAGGGGAAAGGCCATGTGAGCAGCTTTGCATGTAAACTGATTGGATACCCTTGGCGTTAAGGTGAAAATGGTTATTATTGGGCGGGGTTTTCGCTTCCAAGCTTGTTTCGAATTATCATAGGCTTCGAAAGCGTTAAATCGGTATCACTGTATGTCGCGATGTTATAAATACTCGTTGTTCGGTTTCAGATGAATTTGTAGAAATTTAGATAATACATCTATCCATGCAATCCATAATCCACATTCCACCCGCTCCTCTGCTAAAACCGTAAAGACTCTTGACATAAACAAAATGGACTATGCTGTAAAAACGCAAAGAGACAGCCTCTTATCTCTTACAGGAGGCATGTTCAGCCTGGATTTGACCAGGCGGGTGAGATGATCAGAATACTATGGAGTGAGAGCGGCGGCAGTGTTGTCGCTTGAGCATTTATCGAACAGGAGACCAAGGCATTGGGACGAGGATCCTTGACTTCATGCTCTGGATAAGAGGCACTGTCTTGTGGACTGTGTCACTCCAGCCCTCGACCTGCCAGCTCTGTTCACGACGGCCTCGACGCTCCTCAAGATTGGCAAACTGCCACAGATGGTGGACTGTGTTAAGATCGCCAATCTGAACGAACCAAGCGCCAACACCTTCCATAACCTCACGGCGGGCCTTGAGACCTCGTCGCCAGTGTGTCTCCCACTCCAGCAGGTTGCCGGGGTGCAGCGTGTAAGAACGCAACTCAAAGATGCCACCGAGCGATCGTGGGGGGGTGGTTGGCCAGAAAGAGAATTCTTGCATAAGAGAGACGTTCTTCGAGTTGATTAGgccctttagcttattatcaAAGTCGGCAAATTCGGGATGGTGAGTAATTGAGTATCGGGATTGATGGTAACCTTCGTATTTTTGGTATTCCCAGATGTGGACTGTTGAGATGGTTAGTTGTCAGAAAGCATAATGCAATTAATCATAACCTACCGAAAGTATCACAATCGCCAACTTCTGTCCTCCAGCTTCCGACCAAATTCACCTTGTTCTCCTGGGCGTTCGCCATCTTGGGATACCATTTCCCGACGAGATCGACATACTCGTCAACCTTCTCAGGCTTGACTTCGTGAAGAACGATCGAATGGACGTACTTGCCACGGGCAAGAACTTGACTGAAGCTTGCTTCGAGCTGAGCATCGAGCTCACGACCCTCCTTGGTACCGTAAATGAGGTTCGTCAAA contains:
- a CDS encoding hypothetical protein (CAZy:GT32), translating into MLNSRRAIVAAVFILTVFFLLTRSHTTTPVVPAAKDAAATAVDTSKNDVPASSQAVSPPPEQQKEMEVKERRTRPRIDMSGMSIFEKLEYAYPYDVATKFPAYIWQTWKQSPDQGDFQFKDHHASWREEHPGFVHEVITDDVAVNLIRLLYATVPEVVEAYRSLPMPVLKADFFRYLILFARGGIYSDIDTYAIQSSVKWLPEQIPRDTIGLVIGIEADPDRPDWAQWYSRRIQFCQWTIQAKPGHPVLRDIITRITKKTLELKNQGKLEKFIDRNVVEFTGPAVWTDAIMEYFNDPRFFDMSQSKGTIDYKNFTGMETSKRVGDVVVLPITSFSPGVGQMGAKEPDDPMAFVKHDFEGTWKPESERHMGEQQQQEGQQAAQAPQAPLQ
- a CDS encoding hypothetical protein (EggNog:ENOG41), with amino-acid sequence MASIEASKAPSKVYGTLSKLPSISEGARVEKRPLTRRQAPASSKSRIIYVSSRTPFMAVVKRARKQLDDSLKTTGAAPKYASLHSRVEALQRNSGGDVDSTAVTLAGTGKAIEKILAVASWFEQEGDCEVEITTGTVGAVDDVVASGDEEDQSRLRKLSCLELRIKLK
- a CDS encoding hypothetical protein (EggNog:ENOG41) produces the protein MLSRQFARAAAVTPLAGVRALSSTAILNGRTPSLGDVNPTHAEVDKFSQKQKEFRDHLVEAQKKREASSLPSHPQSANVPFNASVEGSQNDHVGRSEEVKEPEPSRKAGPLTNLIYGTKEGRELDAQLEASFSQVLARGKYVHSIVLHEVKPEKVDEYVDLVGKWYPKMANAQENKVNLVGSWRTEVGDCDTFVHIWEYQKYEGYHQSRYSITHHPEFADFDNKLKGLINSKNVSLMQEFSFWPTTPPRSLGGIFELRSYTLHPGNLLEWETHWRRGLKARREVMEGVGAWFVQIGDLNTVHHLWQFANLEERRGRREQSWQVEGWSDTVHKTVPLIQSMKSRILVPMPWSPVR